One part of the Bacteroidota bacterium genome encodes these proteins:
- a CDS encoding transposase: MKMKHPGFFDEQNKLERISTLGDPLERLNKAIDWNIFVPVLDKAMSKEAKGPGGRPPYEYLRMFKILILQEYFGLSDEQMEFQITDRFSFMRFLGFRTCDKVPDQNTIWNFREQLKEGNVVKKLFDRFHSELERQHMI, encoded by the coding sequence ATGAAAATGAAGCATCCCGGGTTCTTTGACGAACAAAACAAGTTGGAGCGAATCAGCACCTTAGGCGATCCGTTAGAGAGATTGAACAAGGCAATTGATTGGAATATTTTCGTTCCGGTTCTGGACAAAGCCATGAGCAAAGAAGCCAAAGGGCCTGGAGGTCGTCCGCCATACGAATACCTGCGGATGTTTAAGATTCTAATACTTCAAGAATATTTTGGACTTAGCGATGAACAGATGGAATTTCAAATTACTGACCGATTTAGTTTCATGCGATTTTTGGGGTTTCGCACATGCGATAAAGTACCTGATCAAAACACGATTTGGAATTTCAGAGAACAACTTAAAGAAGGGAATGTTGTTAAGAAGTTATTTGATCGATTCCACAGCGAATTGGAGCGCCAGCATATGATCC
- a CDS encoding inorganic diphosphatase, translating to MAQSLKNLPVGKRSPDIVNAIVEIPKGSRNKYEFDLELGVFRLDRVLYSSMHYPAAYGFVPSTLYEDGDPVDVLIIIDQPLSTGVLVEVRPIGVLRMYDEHGSDDKILSVAVHDPTYKTVTEVNHLPSHLLVEIEHFFTSYKNLEGKMVKSFGWDSAQAARVAITNAAKKFKAKKRKTF from the coding sequence ATGGCTCAAAGTTTAAAGAACTTACCTGTCGGTAAACGCTCTCCTGATATCGTCAACGCGATAGTTGAAATACCGAAAGGGAGCCGGAATAAATATGAGTTTGATTTGGAACTCGGTGTGTTTCGTTTAGACCGGGTTCTCTACTCATCGATGCATTATCCTGCTGCTTATGGATTTGTTCCGAGCACGTTATATGAAGATGGCGATCCCGTTGATGTTTTGATAATAATTGACCAACCGCTTAGCACCGGAGTTTTGGTTGAAGTCCGTCCAATCGGTGTGTTGCGAATGTATGATGAGCACGGTTCAGACGACAAGATACTTTCTGTAGCTGTTCACGACCCGACATATAAAACTGTAACCGAAGTAAACCATTTACCGAGTCATTTGCTCGTTGAAATAGAACATTTTTTCACAAGCTATAAAAATTTAGAAGGAAAAATGGTAAAAAGTTTCGGTTGGGATTCAGCTCAAGCTGCTCGTGTGGCAATTACGAATGCGGCTAAAAAATTCAAAGCTAAAAAACGTAAAACGTTCTAA
- a CDS encoding tetratricopeptide repeat protein: MKSLKQILISLLLSLLTLTTNLYAQDPFELGKEEFKKENFQKAIKHFRDGMKKHKKNPELFFMMGTSFVKIDSLDEALVAFTQSRELDDKNPLIYINIGDIYFKQGISPAAIEQYQKAIDLNMGLIEAHIKLAQTYKKMRKWNDAAKSYLTAIQIDTTNSNLYDDLGNIYFQAKQFANAAKMYKKLTELRPHSFDAQYLYMKSLSEIKSYEEVIRVAEKVLALDSTKFDAYRIIAYAYVELKDFKKSETAFTKLKEKTELTAEDYIKLGKAQQGQDKQELAIQSYEKALSLDSTLVDVFADLGALYMRQKRYAESAAMYEKKITIDSTSLSAYLNASSSYLQLKNYQRSKELLQAAVALRPTYIGSRLKLAQTFAFMDSLDAAKQEYDEVLALIGDQKDKYKNELLEAYNMIASFYFQKQKYAAAGEWARKAIASGADDASIRVLLGQSIMLNRTDDPDENRKRDEEAVRHFRKAIELDPKSVQGHLWLANGLIYLRIEGEDELNKKLAAEAIAMFKKVLQLDPKNEDAKKGLERLGAK; this comes from the coding sequence AAAGCAATAAAGCATTTTCGTGATGGCATGAAGAAGCATAAGAAAAATCCCGAATTATTTTTTATGATGGGAACTTCTTTCGTTAAGATAGATTCTCTCGATGAAGCGCTCGTTGCGTTTACTCAATCCCGGGAATTGGACGATAAAAACCCTTTGATTTATATTAACATAGGGGATATTTATTTTAAACAAGGAATATCGCCCGCAGCAATTGAACAATATCAAAAAGCCATCGATTTGAATATGGGCTTGATTGAGGCACACATAAAGCTTGCACAGACTTACAAGAAGATGCGAAAATGGAACGACGCCGCCAAAAGCTATCTAACAGCAATTCAGATCGATACGACTAATTCAAATCTTTACGATGATTTAGGAAATATCTATTTTCAAGCAAAGCAATTTGCAAATGCAGCCAAAATGTATAAAAAGCTCACCGAGTTGCGTCCTCATTCATTCGATGCGCAATATTTGTATATGAAATCACTCTCCGAAATTAAAAGCTATGAAGAGGTGATTAGGGTTGCTGAAAAAGTTTTAGCACTCGATTCAACCAAGTTCGATGCTTATAGGATAATTGCTTATGCTTACGTAGAATTGAAAGACTTCAAAAAATCCGAGACAGCATTTACCAAATTAAAAGAAAAAACTGAATTAACAGCCGAAGATTATATAAAATTGGGAAAAGCTCAACAAGGTCAGGACAAACAGGAATTGGCAATCCAATCTTATGAAAAAGCATTATCCTTGGATTCTACCTTGGTCGATGTTTTTGCTGACCTCGGTGCTTTGTATATGCGGCAAAAACGATATGCCGAATCGGCTGCGATGTATGAAAAGAAAATTACAATAGATTCAACTTCACTTAGCGCCTATTTGAATGCATCTTCCTCATATCTTCAATTAAAAAACTATCAACGCAGCAAGGAACTTCTTCAAGCGGCAGTTGCGTTAAGACCAACCTATATAGGTTCGCGACTTAAACTTGCTCAGACTTTTGCATTTATGGATTCGCTCGATGCTGCTAAGCAAGAATACGATGAAGTATTAGCTTTAATCGGTGATCAAAAAGATAAGTATAAAAACGAACTTCTTGAAGCATACAATATGATAGCTTCGTTTTATTTTCAGAAGCAGAAATATGCAGCCGCTGGCGAGTGGGCTCGTAAAGCGATTGCTTCAGGCGCCGACGATGCCTCGATACGTGTTCTTCTCGGACAATCAATTATGCTTAACCGTACAGACGACCCTGATGAAAACAGGAAAAGAGATGAAGAAGCAGTGCGCCACTTCAGAAAAGCAATTGAGCTTGATCCAAAAAGTGTTCAAGGACATCTATGGTTGGCAAATGGTCTAATTTATTTACGCATCGAAGGGGAAGATGAATTAAATAAGAAATTAGCAGCTGAAGCCATTGCGATGTTTAAAAAAGTTCTGCAATTAGATCCTAAAAACGAAGATGCCAAAAAAGGTCTTGAAAGGCTTGGTGCGAAATAA